From one Bombus pascuorum unplaced genomic scaffold, iyBomPasc1.1, whole genome shotgun sequence genomic stretch:
- the LOC132915626 gene encoding uncharacterized protein LOC132915626 has product MDMEENKKIEVYGAGEGYPSTGAGVGGQAGPTASLASDRGRVGVGHRAPIRVNASGEETEDVAMEETREGGPPVRTKTNIEAAKNRGRSGARKAERTGPEDRNRSNSRGGKPTPTSSHAPLAVPSTPLPTAAEHSDDVFQIFKIPKKVRDKETAQDGHRSIDSSRESSLMRQESISEGRSEDEESMASVTSRGKKRKITKVTPEVSDRLRNVIQESSPRDVDVEVRRHQAEVLRVAATSSNLKGTYVKTLKEAVEYTVAAWSHQTTTSRVPDFLEERKKREALEREVEGLKRGNEELERRINRFLKGTAGTAAPSPTEAQAPRSSGRAKEDVRSEIETLKKSISSLGPSLLGTLREELREALRETGLPRQTTGRSISGNKDRTTMQQTACPKPPQQPPQPSQPSQRRAGQGQEMDGERRTVVSRKARQKVKRKAREQRRKEAGYGAPLPIAPQTNRAGSVVGPAGQPPRTTPATLGGGERRKQRNGEKAGAQPAKRTYATVAGRAGSAVVRPALPPPPPTSSAVTLTLRDGAPKTYEEILAEARRDKTLQKCGLEYVQTRKAATGAMVINILDDAGMSKATQLASRLAGVLDPSTVRVSVPVPTAEIKLVGVDISLNEEELLEELSRAADCQPRDVKAWNAGTSRSGMGIFYAKCPVTGARKLAQAGKVTLGWTRAKVIALPRRPLQCYRCLEVGHMAAMCVSPVRRTHLCFRCGEEGHRARNCTAASPRCPICEAKGAPSKHRMGSAACKPPEVGPSGRRRARRSAMAKAAEATATTTIKGVTGAAEQASLSGNPPVGGKDSTIGVSGPGEAMEVTE; this is encoded by the coding sequence atggacATGGAGGAGAACAAAAAGATTGaggtttacggtgcaggggagggataccccagtaccggcgcaggaGTGGGTGGTCAAGCGGGCCCCACTGCGTCGTTAGCTAGCGACCGTGGCCGTGTGGGGGTGGGCCACCGGGCCCCCATACGCGTAAACGCGTCCGGTGAAGAAACAGAAGACGTCGCGATGGAGGAGACCCGCGAGGGTGGGCCTCCCGTAAGGACGAAAACGAACATCGAAGCAGCAAAAAACCGCGGAAGAAGCGGGGCGAGAAAAGCGGAGAGGACGGGACCCGAGGACAGGAATAGAAGCAACAGCCGGGGAGGGAAGCCGACACCGACGTCGTCGCACGCCCCGCTCGCGGTCCCGTCAACCCCGCTTCCAACCGCAGCGGAGCACAGCGACGACGTGTTCCAAATCTTCAAAATCCCCAAGAAGGTGAGGGACAAAGAGACAGCGCAAGACGGGCACAGGTCCATAGACAGCTCGAGAGAGTCGTCTTTGATGAGACAGGAGTCGATCTCGGAAGGCAGATCGGAGGACGAGGAGTCAATGGCCTCGGTCACCTCGAGGGGCAAAAAGAGGAAGATAACAAAAGTGACTCCAGAGGTGTCGGACCGATTGAGGAACGTCATCCAAGAGTCCTCACCGAGAGACGTGGACGTCGAAGTACGGCGACATCAGGCCGAGGTCCTGAGGGTGGCGGCGACGTCCTCCAACCTCAAGGGGACGTACGTCAAAACCCTCAAGGAGGCAGTCGAGTACACCGTCGCGGCATGGTCCCATCAAACAACCACCTCCCGGGTGCCAGACTTcctggaagaaaggaagaagagggaggCATTGGAAAGAGAGGTGGAAGGCCTAAAGAGGGGGAACGAGGAACTGGAAAGAAGAATAAACAGGTTCCTGAAAGGAACGGCCGGGACAGCGGCGCCGTCCCCGACGGAGGCGCAGGCTCCCCGGAGCAGCGGGAGGGCCAAGGAGGACGTCAGGTCGGAGATAGAGACGCTGAAGAAGTCGATAAGCAGCCTCGGCCCATCCCTGTTGGGGACCCTGAGGGAAGAGCTCAGGGAAGCCCTCAGGGAAACGGGCCTGCCGAGACAAACGACAGGAAGGAGCATCAGCGGCAACAAAGATCGGACGACGATGCAGCAGACGGCGTGCCCGAAGCCTCCCCAACAACCCCCGCAACCCTCCCAACCCTCTCAACGGCGAGCGGGACAGGGACAGGAGATGGACGGGGAACGGAGGACCGTGGTCTCGCGGAAGGCGAGACAGAAGGTGAAAAGGAAGGCCAGGGAacagaggaggaaagaagcgGGCTACGGTGCCCCCCTCCCCATCGCGCCCCAAACAAACAGGGCGGGATCGGTGGTGGGACCAGCCGGGCAACCGCCAAGGACGACCCCCGCCACATTAGGTGGAGGGGAAAGGAGGAAACAAAGAAACGGAGAGAAGGCAGGAGCCCAACCGGCGAAGCGGACGTACGCGACGGTGGCGGGCAGGGCAGGATCGGCGGTCGTGCGGCCAGCactcccccccccccccccaacgTCATCGGCGGTAACGCTCACGCTGAGGGACGGGGCTCCGAAAACGTACGAGGAGATCCTGGCGGAGGCGAGACGGGACAAGACCCTCCAGAAGTGCGGACTGGAGTACGTCCAAACGAGAAAGGCGGCGACCGGGGCCATGGTGATCAATATCCTGGACGACGCCGGCATGAGCAAGGCCACGCAGTTGGCGTCGCGATTAGCGGGGGTATTAGACCCCTCCACCGTCAGAGTATCAGTCCCGGTACCGACGGCCGAGATCAAACTGGTGGGGGTCGACATATCCCTGAACGAAGAGGAACTGCTGGAAGAGCTGTCCAGGGCGGCGGACTGCCAGCCCCGCGACGTCAAAGCGTGGAACGCGGGAACATCCAGAAGCGGCATGGGGATATTTTACGCCAAGTGTCCCGTGACCGGAGCCCGTAAACTGGCTCAAGCGGGGAAGGTCACACTGGGGTGGACCAGGGCAAAGGTGATCGCACTCCCCAGGAGACCGCTCCAGTGTTACCGATGCTTGGAGGTGGGCCACATGGCGGCGATGTGCGTCTCTCCGGTGAGAAGAACCCACCTGTGCTTCCGGTGCGGAGAAGAGGGGCACAGGGCGAGGAATTGCACGGCCGCATCGCCGAGATGCCCCATCTGCGAGGCAAAAGGAGCCCCGTCCAAACACAGGATGGGAAGCGCGGCGTGCAAACCACCGGAGGTAGGACCATCGGGAAGGAGAAGGGCGCGGAGATCGGCGATGGCCAAGGCAGCAGAGGCCACGGCGACAACCACGATCAAGGGCGTCACCGGAGCCGCGGAGCAGGCCAGCCTGTCGGGCAACCCACCAGTCGGAGGGAAGGATAGCACCATCGGAGTGAGTGGCCCGGGGGAGGCCATGGAGGTGACCGAGTAA